The genomic interval TAATAGCCACCGGATTGGATATTTGTTGCAGGGAATCCATAAGCAGCTGGACAGGATTGGTGAATAAATCCCAGCTGTTCCATCGTTCCACCCGCCCCAGATATATTCCAAACCCGGTAAGCCCAACACAACCTACAATACTCAGCCAGCCAGTGATTTCATTAAATAGCCGGTCGATGATCAGATGTGCCAGATACAAAGAAAATAATCCACATAATAAACCAGCCAACGCAAAAGAAAATACCAGAATAGAATCAAACCAGATGGGCACATGGGTATTGCCTTTCAGATGCAGCAGGTCGGTAATAATGTACGGCGAATTGGGCAGAAATAATAACCAGACCAGTAAACCCAGGCCAAAACAATACCTGTTCTGTGATCCGGTTTTCAGGCGTTCACTCAGAAAAAGCGTGATGAGCAAAGGTACCCAGGCCAGAAACAAATTCCAGGCAAGAAAAATATACCTGATCTGGTCGGCCACGATCATTCTGACCAGTAAAATACCGGTACAAAAACAGGAAAAGATGAATAATAACACAACAGGATTTATAACACGCTGACGGGCGTAACGGATTACTTGCATATGCAATATTTATTTTTTAAAGTACTTTGCATTACAAAGTTATTAGTAATATTTGAATTTGCAATAGGCCTATCAATATTGATTTACAGACAAATATTAAAAAACTGCAACAGCCGTTTAACATTTCCATATTACAGGAAGATATCACTACAGGACTGTACAACTTAATTAAAGATAGAACCTATATATCCCGGTAACTAAGTACGTTACGGATACTATCTTCGGTAAGAGGCTTTTCCAGATAACAGGCAACTTTATATTTGCGGGCTTTTTCTGTATCCCGTTGATTACTGGAAGTGGTCAGCATCACAATAGTAGTATTTTCATGTTTGAGGGCCGACATTTTATAAAATTCTTCCAGGAATTCAAATCCATCCATCACAGGCATATTCACATCCAGCAGAATTAAGTCAGGGCAAAAAGTATCAGTAGCCAGGCAATTTTGTTTCATAAAATGCAGCGCTTCTTCCCCGTTGGTAGTCGTATGGATTTTCTCGGTAATATCCATATCCTGAATGATGGTACGTGTCAGGTAGTTACTGGCAAAATCATCATCAATGAGCAACACACTTTGTAATTTTTTCATATTTCTTTAAAATAAATCATAAAGGTGGTTCCAACACCTTCCTGGCTTTCTACTGTTATTTTACCTCCACTGTTTTCAATGATTCTTTTTACGATATATAACCCGATTCCGGTTCCTTCTACATGGGTATGTGCCCGTTTAAACATCATAAATATTTTATCTAACTGATCTTTCCGGATTCCCAGGCCATTATCCCGAACCGATAACCGTATATATTCATCTACTTTGTCTGTAGCAAGGCTAATTTCCGGTTGCCGGCCGGTTGCTTTGTATTTAATGGCATTGGTAAGCAGGTTATACAATATACTTCTTAAATTTTTCCTGGCAAAGTGAATTTGTTCCACCTTAAAATCTGTAGTAATCAGCGCACCCGATGTTTCTATAACGTCGGCAATATCAGTTTTGATATCTGCAAATATTTCTGGGAACGATAAAGGCTCTACTGAACTTTCTACATCTTTCTGTACTTTGGTGATTTCCGTTAAGTCAACTATGGTTTGTTTAAGCCTGGTTACTGAAAGCTGGATCATGCGGAAAAGTTCTTTTTCCGGCTCACTTAACTTCCCACGGAGTTTATTGCCCATCATGGTAGTTAAGCCTTCAATATTAGTAACGGGTGCTTTCAAATCGTGGGAAGCTGTATATATAAAATTATCCAGGTCGGTGTTAATGCGGTTGAGCTGCTCGTTTTTCTGATACAATTCCTCCCTGGATTGCTCTAAATGTCCGACTAGTATCTTCTGTTCATGAATATCTGTACAGGTACCAAACCACTTTATAATTTCTCCATTCTCATTATACATGGGCAGAGCCCTGCCCAGAAACCAGCGGTAGGTTCCATCGTATTTTTTAAAGCGGTATTCTATTTCATATTGTTCACCAGTAGCCAGGCAATGGCTCCAGATTTGCTGTGTACGTTTAAAATCGTCGGGGTGTAATACCAGCGCCCAGCCTTTGTCTTTGGTTTCTTCATAGGTTAAGCCGGTATAATCGTACCATCGCTGGTTAAAATAATCGTGATCGCCATTAGGTTTGGTACGCCACACCAGTTGAGGCATAAATTCAGCCAGAAACTGAAATTGTTTTTGGGCTTCGGCCAGCTGTTCATTATTTAACCGGAGGGCTATATTGGCCTCATTGAGCAAATGTGTACTTTCCTCCACTTTTCGGCGGGCCATAAGATGTTCGGTTACTTCATACCCAAATGTGATCAAGCCAGATACTTTGCCATCCGATTCATGCAAAGGTTCATATATTAGGTTAAAATACTTTGTATAAGGTTTTCCATTATGTTCCCAATCTATCGTGATAGGCATTTCCTTGCCGATAAAACGTTCGCCTGTCTGGTACACCTGCCTGAGAATATCCATAACAGCAGGTTCCAGATTTGGAATTGCTTCTGCCAAAGGTCTGCCATCAATCGACTGGTCTGCAACGAAGGTTTTCAGGTACAAAGGATTAGCCAGCTCATAAATAAAATCTGGTCCTTTGTTTATGGCAAGCAATGCTGGCGCCTGTAAGAACAAAGTTTCCAGGCGATTGCGCTGTGTTTCCGCTTCCAGCAAGGCGGCTTTTTCCCGTTCCAGTAATATACTTTTAGCCTGGTTTGCTCTTTGCAAGGATTTAGTACGCTCTTGAATCTTGGTTTCCAGTTCAGTATTCAGATTGAGCAGGAGTTGTCTGGCCAGGGTCAGCTCTTCATTGGTTACGATTAATTCCTCATTGCTGGCGGCAACTTCTTCATTGCTTGACTTCAGCTCTTCATTCACGGTGCTAAGTTCTTCATTGCTGGTTGCCAGTTCCCTATTTAATGTGTCCATTTCCCGGGCATACACCTCTCTTTCCTGCAATTGCCGTTTGGTAGAGAAATATAGAAAAACAGCAATACCAAAAGTAGTGGCCAGAACGATCAAAATAAGGTACCTGGTAAAGGCAATAGAACGATTCAAGGCAACGGTTCTGGCAGCCAGAAGTCTGCTTTCTTCGTCTGCGATGTTATCAAATGTTTGCTGAATCTGCTCCGTCTTTCTCAAGCCCGGTTTGGCAGAAAAAAATTTTACCAGATTATCTGAATTACCAGCTTCTCTCAGCTGAATGGTCCGTTCAAAAAGGGCATATCTGTCCTGGATAAGTTTTCTCAGGGTTTGAATCTGCTTTTGCTGGACAGGGTTATTTCCGGTGAGCGAATCAATCAACTTCAGTTCATTATCTATAAGGGCAGTGCTGTTAATATACGGCTTTAAATAAGCACTATCCAGGCTGAGCACATACCCCCTAACAGCAGATTCAGCTTGAGTAATTACATTATCTATACTGGCACTGGTAGCAATGATCTGGTTTGTATTTTCTACCAGGCGGTTTCTGTCGGCCAATGAAGTAAAGCTTACATAAGCGGCTGATGAAATAGTAATAAGTACCAGAAATCCTATCACATAGGCTATTTTAATATAATACTTCAGGTCTTTTTCGGGCGCTTGCATCAATTTTTTTGTAGCTTAAATCTCTTCCTGGTTATTTATGAGTTAACTATTTATTTTTCTTTCAGATCTTATTCCCGGCAAATATTCAATATTTCCTGTTATTCATTATTAGTTACTTGTAAACTTTAAATTTAGTTATTGCGTAAGCATTAATTATCTCAAGCAACCAGCATAGTACTACAAACCAGCCTATTATATATGAAATTATGCATACACAACCCATCGGCTTACCCAAGCAATGATAAAACTAACCGAAAATGCTGAAAATTTCTTCATTTTAGAACAGGTAGCAGAAAAATCTGCACAAGCTTTTTTCATATTTGATGTTACTCAGCAACATTTACATTATGTAAATCCTGCCTTTGAACAGATCTGGCAACGGAGCAGGCAATCTATTTATCCAAACCTGCACGTAATTATGGATACGATCCATCCTGAAGACAGGGTGTACTTATCCGAACAATATCAACGTTTGCTTCATCATGAGGAGAACAAAAGTGTAGAATGCCGGATTGTTTTGCCAGATGGTTCACTCAAATGGGTATGTTTTACGGCTTACCTTATCCATCAGCACAGAACGGTCCGGTATATAGCTGGTTATGCCGAAGATATAAGCAAAAGCAAAGAGTACAGCTATAATTTATTAAAGTTCAATGCAAAAAAAAATGCAGTGCTTGAAATAATCTCTCATGACCTGGCTGCCCCTTTTAATACCATACAAGGCATTGCTGGTCTGATAGAAAATAAACTGGCACAACAGGACTATACCGGTGTACAAAATTTATTAAAACACATCAAGGATAGCAGTAAGCGAGGTTCTGATTTGATACGTGATTTTGTGACCCAGGAATTTCTGGAATCTTCTGAAGTAGTGCTTAATAAATCCAGAATTGATATTGTAGAAAAAATCAGGCTGATCATTGAGGATTATAAAAATGGGCAAAAACTCATTCCCAAACAGTTTGAACTCACTACCTCTCATGATTCTATTTTTATAGAATTAGATGAAATGAAATTTGTACAGGTACTCAATAACCTGATTTCCAATGCTATCAAATTTACACGTGACAATGGCACCATCAGCCTGCATGTAGAAGAAAAGCAGGATACCATTCTGATTACGGTTGCCGACAATGGGATCGGTATTCCTAAAACATCGCAGCCGGTATTATTCGAAAAATTCACCAAAGCCCGGAGGCCAGGTTTACGGGGAGAAAAATCTGTTGGATTAGGAATGTCGGTAATAAAAACCATTGTAGAATTGCACCAAGGCACTATCTGGTTTGAAAGTGAAGAAGATGAAGGCAGCCAGTTTTTTATCGAAATACCTAAAATAGATCAGACTCAGTAATACTAAATCGTTGTGGGTTATTAGCTTCGCTGAACTGACGCTATGTTGTTAGTTATGGGTTGTAATTCCTCATTATTGAATAAACTTTGCATGTTTGCGGTAAGCCTGAATTGGCTGGCCATTAATCCCAACCAGTAAGGTATTATTAATAGTAACTATACTTCTGACATCTCCTTTAATCTGTAATCCGGAGCTGCGTTGGGGAATATAGGTAAAATTTCCATTGCCCTCCCCTTTGAGTAATACGCCATAATTGGCATCATACTTTCCGAAACGCAAACGGGCTTTATTAATATTGCCACACAGCAGCAGATCTTCATGGCCATCTTCATTATAATCCAGAGCAGTAATACTAAAAACCGGCGAAAGCTGCGCCTCCAGTGGTAGTGCCTTTTCCTGGAATTTCCCATTAGCATCCTGGATAAATAAAACAGTTTGCAGATAGTTTGCCGTTAAGTGGCCTGCTCCTTTTAGTTCTTCCGGTGAAAATATATCGTTTAGCGTAGCATCTGCATAGCTTTTATAATCTTTAAAACGGGTACGCATAATGCTCATCTGGTCGAGTAATTCATCGCGGGTTACGTAGGGATACGATTTATCCTGAATATAGAAACAGAAAACAGGATCAATGGAACCATTGTCATCAAAATCCTTGTAGTACAATTCAGCTGGCTGTTTTTCACTGGCCCGGCACTGGGTATTCAGCCCCTGGTTTCCGATCACCAGATCAGGTTTTCCATCTTTATTCAGGTCTTCCACGAGCAATTTATTCCACCAGCCAGAATAAGTTTTAGAAAAATAAGCACTGGTCTGATCGCTGAGTTTTCCATTGACCAGGCCAAGAACAGTTATAGGCATCCACTCTCCAACGATAATCAATTCGGGTTGTTTGTCTCCATTCAAGTCATGCCAGGCCGCATCGGTAACCATCCCTATCTTCTGCATGGTTGCGGCCAGAGTAGCGGTCATATCTTTAAAATGGCCTTTTCCATCATTGATTAACAAATAACTCCTGGGTATTTCGGGATAGCTACCTGGAATCATTCTTCCACCCACAAATAAATCCAGGTAGCCATCCTGGTTTATATCTGCTGCCCTTACGCAGCTGGTGCTGGTGTGCATTTTCGGCAATGCTTCTTTGTTTTTTGTATAATTGCCAGTCCCATCGTTGATATAGAGTCTGTCCTGCAACAGTGCATCGTCGGGCATAAAGTTGTGGTAGCCGCCACTGGCTACATATAAGTCCGGAAATGTATCGCCATTGGCATCGAAGAACAAGGCATTTGTATCTTCACTTAATTTATCCGCCTCAAAAGCTGCAACAGGTTTGCTGCTAAACTGCCCGGTTTTCGTTTGCAGATACAATCCTCCAGCCTGTCCGGCGCTACCGCCTGCGAAAACATCTTCCAGGCCATCGCCATTCACATCGCCTTTTACCAGGCATGGCCCGGAATATGATAAAGGATTGATCAGCAAAGGCTGGCGTTTAAAATCATTTATCTGACTGGCCTGATGTACAAACTTGAGGGGTGATTGCGCTTCTTCAAATACCGGAACCGGAACAGGTTCTGCTACCGGCTTTCCTGATCTGGCCTGTTTTTCCTCCAATACAAGCAATGTATCCGCCTTCACATGGGTCAGGAGCTGTGTTTTGCCGCTTTGCCAGGTTACATACAACGAATCTATATTTTTTTCTGTACCTAAGCCAATATGTAAAACCGGCGAAACACTGGACTGATAGCCTCTTGCTGGCATTTGTTCCAGATATTGAATTTTACCTTTGCGATGTACACGTATTTTGGCACCGATACCTGAAGTATTTTTCCCTTCTCCCAGCAGTTTCACTTGCAGATAATGGCGTTTGAGCAGTTTTTCAGCCTGGTTCTGATACACAAAAGCAGGGCTATTGATATTATTTACAATCAGGTCAAGATCTCCATCATTATCTAAATCTGCATAAACGGCACCATTGCTATTAGATGCGGCAGTCATTCCCCAGGCTGTTGTTTGATCTATAAAGGTAGAGCCACTGTTATTTTTATAGAGGTAGTTTTTTACATTGGAAGCAGGGATCTGGTGAACCAGTTGTAGCAGATCGTTGCGCACCATATTGCCTGCTTTCTGCTGAATGAAATCGCTCATGTATTTCATAAAATCCATATTGGTAAAATCCCTGGTAAAACCATTGGTTACAAACAGGTCTTTCCAGCCATCGTTGTCATAGTCAGCAAAAAGAGGTGCCCAGCTCCAGTCGGTATTGGAAACACCAGATAATTGTCCTGTTTCTGAAAAAGAGCCATTGCCATTATTTATATGCAACATATTGCGCATATACTGGTAATAGAAACCGGAGCGAAGGCTGAGATCAAATTTTTCATAATTATCTGGTGCAAAGAGCAGTTTTTGCCTCCGGTTATCTTCCGGCAACATATCCAGGGTATAAATATCAGGCAGGGCATCGTTGTTGATGTCTGCTATTTCATTCCCCATAGAGAAGTGGGAAGTTTGTCCCAGATGCGCCTGTACTTTATCAGTGAAAGTACCGTTTTTGTTATTGATATATAGATAATCTGGCACCGTATAATCATTTCCTATATAGATATCTGGCCATCCATCTGCATTGATATCTGCAATAGCAGCTCCAAGGCCATAAGAAAGGGTTGAACTATGTATTCCTGCCTGCTTGGTAATGTCAGTAAAAACATTGTTGTTATTTTTAAATAACCGGCTTCCACTCTGAGTATCTGCTTGTTTTAATAAATGTGCTGTAGATACATCGTCGAGTATGGGTAATCTCTCAGGATTATGATTCAATAAAAGCAGATCAAGATCAGTATCTTTATCAAAATCGAAAAAAAGTGCATGCGTACTGTAAGCAGTACTGGCCAGGCCATAAGTTGAGGCCTGCTCTGCAAAATGAGGTATGCCTGTTGAATCCTTTCCCTGGTTAATAAATAACTCGTTTACCCGCTTAGGAGCTGGCAATTTACCGGAATAGCATACATATATATCCAGTAAACCATCTCCATTCACATCAGCCATGGTTACACCTGTTTTCCAGGGGCCTTCCCTACCAGCCACACCAGCTTTAGTTGTAACATCTTCAAAGCGCATATACCCCTTATTGAGATACAGTTTATTAGGTTGCATATTCGCTGAGAAATAAATATCATCCAATCCATCTCCATTTACATCGCCCACCGCTACCCCGCCACCATTGTAAAAGTATTCGTACATCAGCACATTCGTGTTAGGCCCTTCTGTTAAATTATTGCTAAACGTAATTCCGGTTTCTGCTGACGGCAGTAAAGTAAAAAGTGGAGGAGTTGAAGGAGCAGTTTCAGACGTTTTTGCAGGCTTTTCTGCATCTGTAGCCGTTTTCTGTCTGCAAGCATCCAGACTCAAAGTCAGAATGATCAGACAGACAAGGAATAAATGATATCTGATTTGTAACAAGTTAATAAAATAAGTATTAGCCCTAAAATAAAAAATCTATGCCAGTGATAATAAACTGGCATAGATTATAAAATTACTCAAAAAATCTTACTGTTGGTGACCAGGATTGTTAACTAATTTATTATTTCTGTTCATTTCATCCCGGTGAATAGGCATGAAGTACATTTTATCGTCCCACTTACGGTTTTCTACGCCCGGATCTATATCCTGCACAGTATAAGTATATGTATAATTATCTTTGCTATACGCATACGCTGGTACCGTTTTTCCTGGTTTCAGTGTACCGGAAATTCTGATAATTCTTGCTTTCTGGCCAAGAGTTTCAGGCGCAATCATCCAGCGGCGGGCATCATAGAAACGTTGCTCTTCAAAGGCCATTTCTACATTCTTCTCATTTCTGTAACGATCCATCAAAGCAGGTCCGGAATCATCAACAGCAGGCATGCCGGCCCGGAAACGGATTTTGTTTAACCATGCCAACGCTTCTGCTTCTTCACCTAATTCAATACAAGCTTCTATGTAATGGAACACAATTTCTGTAAACCTGATCTGAGGAGAAGGCACTGACTGTCTGGTATTCTGATCCTGAAAAGTTACGTTATCAATGGTATTGTTGATAAATTTCCGTATTCCATATCCGGTACGGGTTCCATTCCAGTTTTCTATAGAGCTTTGCCGGGTATCCAGTCCCTGGTGAACAGTTGGACTGGCGGCACTTCCTATCTGGTATGTACCCATTTGTATCTCACCTCTTGGATCTATACCTTTTCCATCGGGGGTGCGGGTCTTAAAGGGTGCACCATCATACAATACAGTAGCATAAAAACGTGGATCTCTATTGTCGTAAGGGGCAGCGGCATGTGCAGGATTAGTCCAGTCGAATTTGGTACCATCCATCATTTCATAATCATCTACCAGGTTTTGAGTAGGCTCAGAGGAGGTCCAGCCGTGATAGCCATTAGGCATGTTATTGCGGGCAAACCAGGCGCCGTCTTCACTTTTTAAATCATTAAAATATCTGATAAATATTCCATCTTTCTCGCCACCACCTGTAGAAAGATACATATTTGTGTAATTCTGGCGGCCTTGTTCAGGGGTAACCGGGGCAGCTAAATCAAGTGAATAGCCATATTGATTCAGATCGATTACAGCTTTAGCAGCATCTTTGGCCTTTTGCCATCTGGCTGCCTGATCACCACTGGTATACCCTAGTAATTCTTTATTGGAATACCCAGCTATTAAACCAGATTTAGCACTGGCAGCAGGAATATCATGCAGGTCGCTGGCTGCATAGGTTAGCACACGGGCTTTCAAAGCCAGTGCAGCGCCATAAGTTGCACGTCCTGCTTCCATAGATTTGCCCTGTAAGAGCAGAGCAGCTGAATCCAGGTCGCTCACAATAAAGTTCACACACTCCTCATAAGTATTTCTGGCTATGGTATAATCCGGATCGCCTAAAAGATATGGTGTTTTTACAATAGGAACTGCTCCATAATAACGCAGCATCTGGTTGTAAAAATAAGCTCTCATAAAATAACTTTCTCCTTTCAACCGGTCAGCAATTCCATTTGTACTTTCAAATTTAGGCACTGCCAGGTTTTGTAAGGCAAGATTTGCTGCCCGGATCATAGCGTACATATTACCCCAGGCATACGTATCGTTTACCCATCCGGTATTGGCAGGGCTAATAATAGATTCCATAATATCCTGTTTGCCAAAATTGTACAAGGCATTATCTGTAATGGTTTCCATATTCTGCTGGTCCAGTATTCCATCACGTAAGCCATTATACAATTCTGTAACAGCGGCATCAGCAAGTGCAGCATCGCTCCAGACTGCCGTTCCCGGAGCTTTATCCAGGGGCTGTGTATTTAAGAAGTCATCCTTACAACCTAGCAGGACGGCTCCAGAAATCACCATGACTACAATATAATTTAGTATTTTTTTCATCTGTTTAGATTTTAAACCTTTTATGTGAACCTTGCTATTACTTAGTATTTTATTAGTAGACCGCTAATAACAAGGTTCAAGTATGTACTTTTAATTAAAAAGTTAAGCTTATACCAGTATTAATAATTCTGGATTGTGGATAGTACTGCACATTTCCGTTGAGTGATTCAGGGTCGAAAATGTCTGTTTTATCCCAGGTAAGCAGGTTCAGCCCATTTACATATACTCTCAGGTAGTTCAATCCTACTTTTTGTCCCAGAGTTACTGGAAGGGTATAGCCTATTTCCAGGTTTTTCAAACGGATATAATCTGTATTCTTCAGCCAATAAGTATTGTTATTAGAGAAGTATTGATTATTTCTGTCAACGGTACGTGGATGCTCAGTGCTGGGATTATCTACGGTCCAGCGGTTTTCATAGCTCCAGGCCAGGAAGTTACCAATTGTACCTGATTCTGTTTGCAAATAGATTTCTCCTCCGGCAGCTCCCTGAAACAACACTGATAAATCAAAGTTTTTATACCTGGCTCCAATATTAAGACCTCCCTGGAAAGTAGGCTGGCTGTTTTTGTTTCTTCTCACCATATCATCCCCATTTAGTTTGCCATCCCCATTTATATCCTTAAACTTCATGTCTCCCGGACGAAGTGTACTAGCACCTACGCCACTATAATCCAGTGTATTAGCATCTATATCAGCTTGTGTAGCAAAAATACCGTCATACTCATAAAAATTTCCGGTATTAATAGGCTTTCCGGTAGATCTCTGATATTCAGGTGCGCCTGGTGTTTCATCCCAGAATATAATTTTATTCTTAGCATATCCACCATTTACACTCACGTTATAGCTGAAATCACCTACCTGGTCATTATAGCCAATATTGAATTCAAATCCGCGGTTTTTAACTTTTCCTATATTTTCGGCAGGCAATGTCATACCTGTAGTTTGAGGAATAGAAGCACTTCTGCGCCATAAGATATTAGAACGGTTATTCTCGAATACATCAAGTTCAAAGAATATTTTTCCGTCCAGCATTTGTCCATCTAAACCTAATCCGGCATTATTAGCTACTTCCCAGGTAAGAGCAGTGTTAGGTACTCCATTTTCACGCAGGGTTTTTGCAAGCTGTCCTCCTATAGGATAGGTATTATAAGCATAAGTAGCCAGGTAATCGTACTCCCTTAATGCACCTTCAAATTCTACATAATCATTACCCAGCTGCCCCCAGGAACCTCTTAGTTTTAAGTTACTGATAAAGCGGATATTGTTTTTAAAGAAAGCTTCTTCAGAAATTCTCCATCCGGCTGTAATTCCTGGGAAAAATCCGTAGCGGGTATTTTCCGGGAACATATACGAGCCATCATAACGCCATAAAAATTCTGCTATATATTTCTCTTTAAAGTTATATCCGACACGGCCGAAATAGCTCAAACGGGCACGTTCCCAGGCACTTCCACTATTATCTTTTTCACGGTCGCCCCCGGCAAACAGCTGATCAATAGCTGTTGAGGGGAAGAATCTGCGGCTTGCATTGAAAAATTGTCTATTAGATGTTTCTCTGTTTATACCAGCGAGTAAGGTTATCGCATGCTGCTCAGCAAAGGTACGGTCATAGGAGATGATACCTGTAAGCAAGGCATTAATCTGATCGCCGCTGCCCTGATTCATCTGTGCCTGAGAAGGCCCACGTTGTACCTTTTGCAATTTAGGCGTTACTCCGTCAGCTTCTAATGTTTTATTATCCCAGCTATAGATATACCATGGAATCTCAAATCTTTTGGTTTGCTGTATATATTTATCAAGGGCGGCTGTTCCGCTCACTTTCAATCCCTGTACCCAAGGAATGGAGATATTGATTGTACCATTGCTCTGTAAATAATACCGGGTATCTTTATCATATCCCGACTGACTTGTAGTGATTAACACAGGTTGTTCACCATTCTCAATGTCAGGACCTGGCAAGCCATTAGGCCAGTAGGCCGGGCGGTAAGGATACCCACGCATTAACATCCTGAAAATTGTTCCGGCCGATCTGGTAGGAAATTCACGGTTTTCCTGGCGGCCTACCACACCGAGTGAGGTAGTAATGTATTTATTTACTGTTGCATCCAGATTTAAACGCAGGTCGAATTGCTTGTAGCCAGTTGCTGAATTTCTATAAAAGGCATCCTGATTTTGATAACCTATAGAAGCCAGATATTTTACATTTTCAGAACCACCATTAAGTTGCAGATTATGACGTGACTGAGGAGACCACGGCTTTAACGCTGCATCGAACCAGTCTGTATTTGGATGTGTCCATTGATTAGAACCATCTCTGAACTTCTGCATGTCGTCCGGTTTGAATGTAGCATTGGTTACTGCTCCATTATCGGGCCTTGTAAAAGTTCCGTTAGTTTTAAAAGCTTCGGAGGCTGCACTCCAGTATTGAGAAGGTAGATTATACAAATCTATTTCATTTACCATCTGGGCATATTGTGCAGCTGTAGCCATTTTAGGTATAATGGTTGGTTGCGCCCATCCCTGATTAAACGTATATGACAACTCAGGTTTGCCGGTTTTACCACGTTTGGTAGTTACCAGAATAACTCCATTTGCTGCTCTGGAACCATAAATAGCGGCAGCTGCATCTTTTAATACAGAAATGCTTTCAATATCAGCCGGATTTAACCTTTCAAGACCACCCTCTCTGGCGGGAACCCCATCAATTACAATTAAAGCATTATTATTTCCTAAGGTATTAGAACCTCTGATACGGATGGTAGATCCATCATATCCTGGTTCACCGCTTCTGTTGGTAGCAATAACACCGGGCATACGGCCAGCAATGGAATTTGAAATATTAACAGAAGGAGATTTTTGTAATTCGGCTCCCTTTACAGTAGCTACAGAGCCAGTTACTGTTACTTTTTTCTGTTCGCCATAGCCTACTACTACTACTTCTTCCAAAGATTGTATATCGTCAGCCATAGTAATATTTATGGAAGTCCGGTTGTTAATCGGAACTTCCTGTGTAGCATATCCAATAAAGGAGAACACCAACGTTCCATTACCATCTGGTGCAGTCAAAGTATATTTACCGTCCGCATCAGTAGTAGTCCCAGTTGTAGTTCCTTTAATAATTACGTTTACACCGGGCAAGCCACTATTCTGGTCATCTACGACTGTTCCTGTAATAGTTACATCAGCAAATAAACTTCTTGTTCTTTGAAGCGCTATTTTTTCCAGCGAAACTCTACTCACCTGCTGCATTGCTTCGGATTGGGAATTGGAAGCCAGCAGGAAATTGTTTTCTATTTTTTGCAGGCCGGATGTTTCTTTGTTGGCTACTATA from Rhodocytophaga rosea carries:
- a CDS encoding PAS domain-containing sensor histidine kinase, which produces MIKLTENAENFFILEQVAEKSAQAFFIFDVTQQHLHYVNPAFEQIWQRSRQSIYPNLHVIMDTIHPEDRVYLSEQYQRLLHHEENKSVECRIVLPDGSLKWVCFTAYLIHQHRTVRYIAGYAEDISKSKEYSYNLLKFNAKKNAVLEIISHDLAAPFNTIQGIAGLIENKLAQQDYTGVQNLLKHIKDSSKRGSDLIRDFVTQEFLESSEVVLNKSRIDIVEKIRLIIEDYKNGQKLIPKQFELTTSHDSIFIELDEMKFVQVLNNLISNAIKFTRDNGTISLHVEEKQDTILITVADNGIGIPKTSQPVLFEKFTKARRPGLRGEKSVGLGMSVIKTIVELHQGTIWFESEEDEGSQFFIEIPKIDQTQ
- a CDS encoding DUF1361 domain-containing protein → MQVIRYARQRVINPVVLLFIFSCFCTGILLVRMIVADQIRYIFLAWNLFLAWVPLLITLFLSERLKTGSQNRYCFGLGLLVWLLFLPNSPYIITDLLHLKGNTHVPIWFDSILVFSFALAGLLCGLFSLYLAHLIIDRLFNEITGWLSIVGCVGLTGFGIYLGRVERWNSWDLFTNPVQLLMDSLQQISNPVAIKMTIGFTCLLLFFYLLFLSLIHLKINASPEKRR
- a CDS encoding CHASE3 domain-containing protein translates to MQAPEKDLKYYIKIAYVIGFLVLITISSAAYVSFTSLADRNRLVENTNQIIATSASIDNVITQAESAVRGYVLSLDSAYLKPYINSTALIDNELKLIDSLTGNNPVQQKQIQTLRKLIQDRYALFERTIQLREAGNSDNLVKFFSAKPGLRKTEQIQQTFDNIADEESRLLAARTVALNRSIAFTRYLILIVLATTFGIAVFLYFSTKRQLQEREVYAREMDTLNRELATSNEELSTVNEELKSSNEEVAASNEELIVTNEELTLARQLLLNLNTELETKIQERTKSLQRANQAKSILLEREKAALLEAETQRNRLETLFLQAPALLAINKGPDFIYELANPLYLKTFVADQSIDGRPLAEAIPNLEPAVMDILRQVYQTGERFIGKEMPITIDWEHNGKPYTKYFNLIYEPLHESDGKVSGLITFGYEVTEHLMARRKVEESTHLLNEANIALRLNNEQLAEAQKQFQFLAEFMPQLVWRTKPNGDHDYFNQRWYDYTGLTYEETKDKGWALVLHPDDFKRTQQIWSHCLATGEQYEIEYRFKKYDGTYRWFLGRALPMYNENGEIIKWFGTCTDIHEQKILVGHLEQSREELYQKNEQLNRINTDLDNFIYTASHDLKAPVTNIEGLTTMMGNKLRGKLSEPEKELFRMIQLSVTRLKQTIVDLTEITKVQKDVESSVEPLSFPEIFADIKTDIADVIETSGALITTDFKVEQIHFARKNLRSILYNLLTNAIKYKATGRQPEISLATDKVDEYIRLSVRDNGLGIRKDQLDKIFMMFKRAHTHVEGTGIGLYIVKRIIENSGGKITVESQEGVGTTFMIYFKEI
- a CDS encoding response regulator: MKKLQSVLLIDDDFASNYLTRTIIQDMDITEKIHTTTNGEEALHFMKQNCLATDTFCPDLILLDVNMPVMDGFEFLEEFYKMSALKHENTTIVMLTTSSNQRDTEKARKYKVACYLEKPLTEDSIRNVLSYRDI